The following are from one region of the Flavobacteriaceae bacterium UJ101 genome:
- a CDS encoding putative cysteine ligase BshC (Belongs to the BshC family.), translating to MTKETVSFKETQAFSKLMLDYIAQEEALKSFYGQYPTRENFLKQAELKSQSYQNRTVLYECLVKQYEGFKIHQNVSKNLHALKEENTFTITTGHQLNLFTGPLYFIYKIVCVINLAEEMNRFSSDKKFVPVYWMATEDHDFEEINHFNYKEKVIRWNSDQTGAVGRFDLKGMNEVFKTLEIILPNSKKKTYLLSLFRETYLETNSLAYATRILVNELFEEYGLIIIDGDDPKLKTLFKPYVQEELVQQTAFNKVSKSIDDLRALGYKIQVNPREINLFYLFKGGRERIIFEDNEFIINNTSLRFSKEELLTELDQNPQNFSPNVLLRPLYQEVILPNVAYIGGGGEIAYWLELKSFFNSQKIPFPILKLRNSVLVLGKSVREKIIKKNLTLQDIFSSPALLFEDLVRKNTEIDLSFERYFKVFEDEFSQLKTIAKETDKSFLSAVEAHEAKVSKSIRILEKRLLKAEKRKFEEQKESIENLYFKIHPKGKIQERVVNFSEIIIDTDITFIKEVKTHLNPFEDEFVILTF from the coding sequence ATGACAAAGGAAACAGTATCATTTAAAGAAACACAAGCTTTTTCAAAGTTGATGTTAGATTATATAGCTCAAGAAGAAGCTTTAAAGTCTTTTTATGGACAATACCCTACTCGTGAAAATTTTTTAAAACAAGCCGAATTAAAGAGTCAATCGTATCAAAATAGAACTGTTTTGTATGAATGTTTGGTAAAACAATATGAAGGGTTTAAAATTCATCAAAATGTTTCAAAGAATCTTCATGCTTTAAAGGAGGAAAATACGTTTACTATTACAACAGGACATCAATTAAACTTATTTACAGGACCATTATATTTTATTTATAAAATAGTATGTGTGATTAATTTGGCTGAGGAAATGAATCGATTTTCATCTGACAAAAAATTTGTGCCTGTTTATTGGATGGCAACTGAGGATCATGATTTTGAAGAAATCAATCATTTTAATTATAAAGAAAAAGTGATTCGTTGGAATTCTGATCAAACAGGAGCTGTTGGACGTTTTGATTTAAAAGGAATGAATGAGGTTTTTAAAACACTTGAAATTATACTTCCCAATAGTAAAAAGAAAACCTATTTGTTGAGTTTGTTTAGAGAAACCTATTTGGAAACCAATTCTTTAGCATATGCTACACGTATTTTAGTAAATGAGTTGTTTGAAGAATATGGTTTAATTATTATTGATGGTGATGATCCAAAATTAAAAACTTTATTCAAACCATACGTTCAAGAAGAATTGGTTCAACAAACCGCCTTTAATAAAGTTTCTAAGTCAATTGATGATTTAAGAGCGTTGGGGTATAAAATACAAGTAAATCCTCGTGAAATTAACTTGTTCTATTTATTTAAAGGAGGAAGAGAACGTATTATTTTTGAAGACAATGAATTTATAATAAACAATACATCATTACGATTTTCAAAAGAGGAATTGTTAACAGAATTAGATCAGAATCCTCAAAATTTTAGTCCAAATGTTTTGTTAAGACCTTTGTATCAAGAAGTTATTCTTCCCAATGTAGCCTATATTGGTGGAGGAGGTGAAATAGCATATTGGTTAGAATTGAAATCTTTTTTTAATTCTCAAAAGATTCCTTTTCCTATATTGAAATTACGTAATTCTGTTTTAGTTTTGGGAAAATCAGTACGTGAAAAAATAATTAAGAAAAATTTAACACTACAAGATATTTTCTCAAGTCCTGCTCTATTATTTGAAGATTTAGTTCGAAAAAATACAGAAATTGATTTGAGCTTTGAGCGCTATTTTAAGGTTTTTGAAGATGAGTTTTCTCAATTAAAAACAATTGCAAAAGAAACAGACAAAAGTTTTTTAAGTGCGGTTGAAGCACATGAGGCAAAGGTTAGTAAGTCAATTAGAATACTAGAGAAGAGGTTACTTAAAGCAGAGAAAAGAAAATTTGAAGAACAAAAAGAAAGTATAGAAAATTTATACTTTAAAATTCATCCTAAAGGGAAAATTCAAGAGCGTGTTGTGAACTTTTCTGAGATTATTATAGATACAGATATTACTTTTATAAAGGAGGTGAAAACTCATTTGAATCCATTTGAGGATGAGTTTGTTATCCTAACTTTTTAA
- the ABC.PA.A gene encoding polar-amino-acid-transporting ATPase (Part of the ABC transporter complex SsuABC involved in aliphatic sulfonates import. Responsible for energy coupling to the transport system; Belongs to the ABC transporter superfamily. Aliphatic sulfonates importer (TC 3.A.1.17.2) family; Contains 1 ABC transporter domain.; KEGG: rah:Rahaq_3215 polar amino acid transport system ATP-binding protein), producing MILAKNIHKYFNDLHVLKGVDLEIKKSEVVSIVGSSGAGKTTLLQILGTLDRPSKDFQESIIIDQTEVTNLSEKKLAKFRNENIGFIFQFHQLLPEFNALENVCLPGMIAGKSKRQLEKDALELLDYLGVSHRKLHKPTELSGGEQQRVAIARALINKPKVIFADEPSGNLDSKNADDLHQLFFDLRDQFKQTFVIVTHNEKLADLTDRKLVMKDGVII from the coding sequence ATGATTTTAGCTAAAAATATTCATAAGTATTTTAATGATCTTCATGTTTTGAAAGGTGTAGATTTGGAAATAAAAAAAAGTGAAGTAGTATCCATTGTAGGAAGTTCTGGTGCAGGGAAAACAACGCTTTTACAAATCTTAGGGACATTGGATCGCCCTTCAAAGGATTTTCAAGAATCTATTATAATTGATCAAACAGAGGTTACAAATTTGTCAGAGAAGAAATTAGCTAAATTTCGTAATGAAAATATTGGTTTTATTTTTCAATTTCATCAATTATTACCTGAATTTAATGCGTTAGAGAATGTATGTTTACCAGGTATGATTGCTGGGAAAAGTAAAAGACAATTAGAGAAGGATGCTTTAGAATTATTAGACTATTTGGGTGTTTCCCATCGAAAATTACATAAACCTACAGAACTTTCTGGTGGAGAACAACAACGTGTAGCTATCGCAAGAGCTCTAATTAATAAACCCAAAGTAATTTTTGCTGATGAACCTTCAGGAAATTTAGATTCTAAAAATGCAGATGATTTACATCAGTTATTTTTTGATTTACGGGATCAGTTTAAACAAACCTTTGTTATTGTTACACATAATGAAAAGTTAGCAGACTTAACGGATCGCAAATTGGTTATGAAAGATGGAGTGATCATTTGA
- the lytF gene encoding peptidoglycan endopeptidase LytF (KEGG: bao:BAMF_1033 peptidoglycan endopeptidase LytF; Acting on peptide bonds (peptidases)): protein MCYICIENYMNLIMKKSLLIFSLLMLTHLLYAQQVYKVKSGDTLYNISKIHKVSIDTLYEMNPGLEQSGLKEGAEIMVSSEGKASKEGKIVYTKSPEAPKATSNQYRVQKGDTLYAISKKLGISTDELIRLNDGLTAENLKVDQILNVEKTNETKDVIPESQSSTSVVSTKNYYTVVKGDTFYSLAKRFNTDEATLKTYNPVLVNGLKIGQKIYFPAVEDGFTIHKVKKGETIFSIIRKYNISLDDLLKHNPDLKNGLKAGMKLKIPVKSIEEDPEEVIKTKDYLNVIYILPFNSEDYELSKKRSFMTTEFYMGSLFALDSLANKGKKIKAKTFDNKGALSETQAIAKKINFDEVDLIIGPLRSDNVHWMADHVKSKKIKVISPFSRSVNVANRENLIKANLTQEALVEGLSNKIRVRNQFDSIFVIGNDNPSLRTDLGKQFTNSYIEQITSIKEYDFAKMPEKSSIVLNTMNASIAKAALEKMYEARVQDRNIKTFAVGYNASYVKGKGLNNAFLGNSMLTDLGLLAVIPNYFNDNKYNVYKTKYDYKRENEAFPDKYSSAGFDWTYYMILNNEFKNPKTIQEGLFNKIQLEKVEKGGYVNKGLFIIRY from the coding sequence ATGTGTTATATTTGCATCGAAAATTACATGAATCTGATTATGAAAAAATCTTTATTGATTTTTAGTTTACTGATGTTGACCCATTTACTTTATGCACAGCAAGTATATAAAGTAAAATCTGGAGATACCTTATATAATATATCAAAAATACATAAGGTTTCAATAGACACACTCTATGAAATGAATCCAGGCTTAGAACAAAGTGGATTAAAAGAAGGAGCCGAAATTATGGTTTCATCAGAAGGAAAAGCTTCTAAAGAAGGGAAAATAGTATATACAAAATCCCCTGAAGCTCCAAAAGCAACTTCAAATCAATACCGTGTTCAAAAAGGTGATACTTTATACGCCATTAGTAAGAAGTTAGGAATTTCAACAGATGAATTGATACGTCTTAATGATGGTTTGACTGCAGAAAATTTGAAAGTTGATCAAATTTTAAATGTAGAGAAAACAAATGAAACAAAGGATGTAATTCCTGAGAGCCAATCTTCAACTTCAGTTGTTAGTACAAAAAATTATTATACCGTTGTAAAAGGCGATACGTTTTATTCTCTTGCAAAACGATTTAATACAGATGAGGCTACCTTGAAAACATATAACCCTGTGTTAGTAAATGGTTTAAAAATAGGTCAAAAAATATATTTCCCAGCTGTAGAAGATGGTTTTACAATACACAAAGTAAAAAAAGGAGAAACTATTTTTAGTATCATTCGTAAATACAATATTTCGTTAGATGACTTATTAAAACACAATCCTGATTTGAAAAATGGTTTAAAAGCAGGAATGAAACTAAAAATACCTGTTAAATCCATTGAAGAAGATCCAGAGGAAGTTATAAAAACAAAAGATTATTTAAATGTAATTTATATTTTACCATTTAATTCAGAAGATTATGAGCTCTCTAAAAAGCGTAGCTTTATGACAACTGAATTTTATATGGGATCATTATTTGCACTTGATTCATTAGCAAATAAAGGAAAGAAAATTAAAGCAAAAACATTTGATAATAAGGGAGCTTTAAGTGAAACGCAAGCCATTGCTAAAAAAATTAATTTTGATGAAGTAGATTTAATTATCGGGCCTTTACGATCCGATAATGTTCACTGGATGGCAGATCATGTGAAAAGTAAAAAAATTAAGGTGATTTCTCCTTTCTCACGAAGTGTTAATGTAGCCAATCGTGAAAACTTAATTAAAGCAAACTTAACGCAAGAAGCTTTAGTAGAAGGCTTAAGTAATAAAATAAGAGTTCGAAATCAATTTGATAGTATTTTTGTAATTGGAAATGATAATCCTAGTCTTCGTACTGATTTAGGAAAACAATTTACCAATTCTTATATTGAGCAAATTACTTCAATAAAAGAATATGATTTTGCTAAAATGCCTGAAAAATCTTCTATTGTATTAAATACAATGAATGCATCAATAGCAAAAGCTGCATTAGAAAAAATGTACGAAGCTAGAGTTCAAGATCGAAATATTAAGACTTTTGCTGTAGGTTATAATGCTTCTTATGTTAAAGGGAAAGGGTTGAATAATGCCTTTTTAGGGAATAGTATGCTAACCGATTTAGGGTTATTAGCTGTAATTCCAAATTATTTTAATGATAATAAATATAACGTATATAAAACGAAGTACGATTATAAAAGAGAAAATGAAGCTTTTCCAGATAAATATTCTTCTGCAGGATTTGATTGGACTTATTATATGATTTTAAATAATGAGTTTAAAAATCCAAAGACAATTCAAGAAGGATTATTTAATAAAATTCAATTAGAAAAAGTAGAAAAAGGAGGTTATGTTAATAAAGGATTATTTATAATTCGTTATTAA
- the panE|apbA gene encoding 2-dehydropantoate 2-reductase (Belongs to the ketopantoate reductase family.; KEGG: apac:S7S_06885 2-dehydropantoate 2-reductase) — protein sequence MERILIIGTGGVGGYFGGKMAQANFDVTFVARGKHFEAIKEKGLYVKSINGSFLLPKVKVVQTISEVEEVDIVFVCTKSNQVEEIAKQLSSVIHDETIIIPLLNGITAENQLSEYSAEKNIVHGLVKIFSKIEDYGIINHFGYEPTMVFGNSFHQNISFLDRLETVIKASEITYKRSEDILSDKWQKFIFICSGGLTTIARATYGEIRENKETRELLINLLQEITDLGVINKVNLPENLVEKTMKMIDGFPYEATSSMQRDFYDKKPSEIDFLTGEVVRLASKSNFSVPINRFIYSCLKIQEGQINPF from the coding sequence ATGGAACGAATTTTAATTATAGGCACAGGAGGTGTGGGAGGTTATTTTGGAGGTAAAATGGCTCAAGCCAATTTTGATGTAACCTTTGTTGCAAGGGGAAAACATTTTGAGGCAATTAAAGAAAAAGGACTTTATGTGAAAAGTATAAACGGTTCTTTTCTTCTTCCAAAAGTAAAAGTTGTGCAGACCATTTCAGAAGTAGAAGAAGTAGATATTGTTTTTGTTTGTACAAAATCGAATCAAGTGGAAGAAATTGCTAAACAATTATCTTCTGTAATTCATGATGAAACCATTATAATTCCTTTATTAAATGGTATTACAGCTGAAAATCAATTATCAGAATATAGTGCTGAAAAAAATATAGTACACGGTTTGGTTAAAATTTTTAGTAAAATAGAAGATTATGGTATTATTAATCATTTTGGATATGAACCTACCATGGTTTTTGGAAATTCTTTTCATCAAAACATCTCATTTTTAGATCGTTTAGAAACTGTGATAAAAGCTTCCGAAATTACGTACAAACGTTCTGAAGATATTCTTTCTGACAAATGGCAGAAATTTATATTTATTTGTTCGGGAGGATTAACTACTATTGCTAGAGCCACATATGGTGAAATTCGAGAGAATAAAGAAACACGCGAGTTGTTAATTAACTTATTACAAGAAATAACAGATCTTGGAGTTATCAATAAAGTGAATTTACCTGAAAATTTAGTAGAAAAAACAATGAAAATGATTGATGGTTTTCCTTACGAAGCGACTTCCTCTATGCAACGTGATTTTTATGATAAAAAACCTTCTGAAATTGACTTTTTAACAGGAGAAGTCGTTCGATTAGCTTCAAAATCAAATTTTTCAGTTCCAATTAATCGCTTTATTTACAGTTGTTTAAAAATACAAGAAGGACAAATTAACCCTTTTTAA